In the genome of Acidobacteriota bacterium, the window GAAGGCGGGACGATTCCGTTCATCGCCCGGTATCGCAAAGAGCAAACCGGCAACCTGGATGAAGTCGCCATCGCCAACGTCATTGATGCCAAAGAACGTTGGGATGAAATCATCAAACGCCAGGCATTCATCCTGGAAGAAATCGAACGGCAGGGAAAACTCACCGACGAATTGAAAGAGAAAATTCTGACCGCATTCAACCTGGACACGTTGGAAGACTTGTATTTGCCGTACAAACAAAAACGCAAAACCAAAGCGACCGTCGCCAAGGAAGCAGGCTTGGAGCCGTTGGCCAATTGGATTTGGGATGTGGCGCACGGTGCGGCAACGCCGGAGCCAGGGCAGACATTGGAACTGTTCGCGCTGGCGTTTTACAACGCCGAAAAGAATATCAACGACGCCGCGACTGCGATCAGCGGCGCGCAGGATATTTTGACCGAGCGATTGGCCGAAACTGTTGAACTGCGCGAACACACGCGCAAAGCGGTATTCGAGCGCGGCGTTGGCCGAACCGCCAAAGCCGAAAAAGCCAAACCCGCCAGCAAATTTGAGCGCTACTTTGAGTATTTCGAGCCGATTCAATCGCTGCTGAAACCGGAAGCTTCACATCGGTATTTGGCGATGCGGCGTGGATGGATGGAAGAAGAACTGACTTTGACGATTGGCGCTGCGCCGGAAGACGCCGATTACGATCTGATCTTGCAGGGAGCCTTTGACGCAGAAGCCTGTCCCGCCACTGCCGAATGCGAACAGCCGATCAAAGACGTGCTGCAGAAATCGGCGCGCATGGCGCTGAAAGCCTACGTTCTGCCCAGCATCGAAACCGAAGTGCATCGCACGTTGAAAGATGTCGCTGACGAAGCCGCGATCAAGGTCTTTGCCGAAAACGTTCGCAAACTGCTTTTGGCTGCTCCGTTTGGCGCAAAAGCCGTGCTCGGCGTTGACCCCGGCATTCGCACCGGTTGCAAATTGGCTGTCGTAGATGATTCCGGCAAATACGTCGCCAGCGATGTCATTCATTTGCAAAGCCCGAGCGAACAGGGACGCGCGAAAAAGCTGCTGGCGGATGTTGTCTCGAACGCGAACATTCGCGCCATTGCCGTCGGCAACGGAACCGCCGGGCGCGAAACGGAAAGCTTTGTCCGCGAAGCATTGAAAGAAGCAGGGCTGACGACCCCAGTCGTGATGGTCAACGAATCCGGCGCAAGTATATATTCCGCCAGTGAAGTGGCCCGCGAAGAATTTCCCGATCTGGACTTAACTGTGCGCGGCGCGATTTCCATCGCGCGCCGTTTGCAAGATCCGCTGGCCGAACTTGTCAAGGTTGATCCGAAGAGCATCGGCGTCGGCCAATACCAACACGACGTGAATCAACCTGCATTGAAAAAGTCGCTGGATTTGGTGGTGGATGTTTGCGTGAACTCTGTGGGAGTGAATTTGAATACGGCGTCATCGCATTTGCTGGCGCGGGTTTCCGGCATCGGCCCTTCGATGGCGAAAAAGATCGTCGAACATCGCGGAACCAAAGGTTTGTTTGAATCGCGCCAACAGTTGCTGGAAATTCCGCGTTTCAGCGCCAAAGTCTTTGAACAGGCTGCGGGCTTTTTGCGAATTCCGAACAGCCAACACCCACTAGACAACACAGGCGTTCACCCCGAACGATACGAAGCGTTGGAACGCCTGGCTGCGCGATTGGGCAAAGGCGTGGGCGAATTGACCGGCAGCGGCGTTGAACTGGTTAAACAAGCGGAAGATTTGAAATCCGAAGTTGGGGATTTCACCTTCTCTGACATCATCGCCGAACTGGCCAAACCGGGACGCGACCCGCGCGAAGAGTTTTCGGCGTTTGCCTTCCGCGAAGACATTCATGAAGTCAAAGATTTGATGCCGGGCATGACCTGTCCGGGTATTGTCACGAACGTGACGAATTTCGGCGCGTTCGTGGACATCGGCGTGCATCAGGATGGCTTGGTTCACATTTCGCAGCTCAGCAACAAATTCGTCAAAGACCCGCGCGAAGTCGTCAACCCCGGTGACCGCGTGATGGTGCGTGTGCTGGAAGTGAACCTGGAAAAGAACCAGATTGCATTGACGATGAAAAGCGACGCCGTAACGTCGCGGCAGATGCCGCGCGATCGTCAGGCAGAGCCGCGCGAACGCAATCAGGAACGTCGTCCAAATCCCAATCGGGATCGCCGCGACAATCGGCAGGACAATCGGCCAGATCGAAAGCCGCAAAAGCCCGGTTTCAACAATCCCTTCGCAGAGCAGTTGGCGAAGTTCAAAAAGTAAAAAGTAGGGCAATCTGCCAAGATTGCCCCGATTCATTCAACGATCTTTTCGCGTAAACCGAAGCAACCTCGGCAGGTTGCTCTACCTTTTCTTGGAGCGGCAATGACTCAAAGATTCACTCGACGCGAAGTTTTGAAGAATAGCGCGACGGCTGCGGCTGGCGCGCTATTTTGTTTGAACGGATCGGAAGCACTGGCGGAAGCGATGTTTCCGCAAACCGTCGCGCAAGCGCCGCGCGAATACCGCTACGGCCATTTGTTGCAGGAGTATTTTGTCGCCCGCAGCCGCGAGATGATGGCCAAACGCGCGAAGCTGCGCGCCGCGATTAAAACTCCGGCGCAAGTAATGAAGTTGCGCAATGAAGTTCGCCAGAAACTTCGCGCCTGTTTCGGGCCGCTGCCAGAACACACGCCGCTCAATGCGCGCATCACCGGCGAGGTTGAGCGCGAAGCCTACACCATCGAAAAACTGATTTACGAAAGCCGCCCGAATTATCCCGTCACAGCCAATTTGTACGTCCCCAAAAACAATGCTGGGAAACTGCCCGCCGTGCTGGCGCCGTGCGGGCATTCCCGTAACGGCAAGGCCGAACCCAAGTATCAGGAATTTGCGCGTAATCTGGCGCGGCAAGGATATTTGGTGTTGATGTTCGATCCTCCCGCACAAGGCGAACGGTTCGAATATGCCGACAAACCCGGCGAACCGTCAGTGCAGTGGGGCGTGGTATCACACATTTTCGCGGGCAACCAAATGAATTTGCTCGGTAGGAACTTCGCATTGTGGGAGGCTTGGGACGGCATTCGCGGATTGGATTATCTGCTGTCGCGTCCCGAAGTGGACGCCAAACGCATTGGCCTGACAGGCAATTCCGGCGGAGGCACGCAAACGACCTGGTTGAATGTGCTGGATGACCGCTTCACGATGGTTGCGCCGAATTGTTTTGCGACTCGCTACCTGAACAATTTGGAAAACGAAGAAGCCCAGGACGCGGAGCAGATCGTTCCCGGAATGCTGGCTGCCGGATGCGATATGGCCGACTTTTTTATCGCGCAATTGCCGCGTCCGGTGCATTTTGGCGGAGAGCAAAACGACTTTTTCGATGTGCGCGGCGTGCGCGCCGTGTACGAAGACGTGAAGCGATTGTATTCCATTGTCGGCAAAGGCGATGACGTGGAAATTCACATTGGCGCCGAAACGCACGGCTACAACAAAGGCGCGCGCGAAGCGATGTACAAATTCTTCAATCGTCACGCGGGCGTGACGGCTTCGGCGGTTGAACCGGATGTGCCGCCGGAAAAAGACGAAACCTTACAGGTGACGGCCACGGGCGAGATCGCTCCACTCGATCCCAAGCGGACATTCGATTTCACGCGCGAAAACGCGCGGCAACTGGCCGACAAACGGCAACGCATTTCCGGCAAAGCGCTCGCCGATGAATTGGCCCGGTTGTTGGCGCTGCCTGCGCGCACATCGCCGCCGAATTACCGCATCGTGCGCGACCGACGCATCAGTCAGACGATGCGCGAATACGGATACCTGATTGAAACCGAACAGTTCAACGGCGCGAACGTGTTCGCGATGCTGCACGTGATTCCCAAACTGGGGCCGCAATACTTTTTCCCGAACCACAAAACCGCGACGCTGTACGTGCCGCACCTGTCTGCGCTGGAAGAAATCGTTGCGGGTAAAGCTCCGGGCGTCCCCGATGGCGAACCGCTGCTGGCGTTGGATGTACGCGGCATCGGCGAAATGACTGCGCGGTTGCACAAAGAAACCAGCGACGATTTCTTTTCGCCGTACGGGACAGATTACTTTTATTCGACGCTGGCGATGATGTGGAACGAATCGTATTGCGGTCGCCGCGTGCATGATTTGCTAGCCACGCTGGATTTGTTTGCGGCGAATGGCTGTCAGGAACTTCACTTGGTCGGACGCGGCATCGGAGCCATTACGGCCACGTTTGCCGCCGCACTGCATCCGCTGGTCAAACAGGTGACGTTGCACAACGCGCTTCTGTCCTATCACGAACTGACACAAGACGAGCGATATCAATGGCCGCTTTCGATGCTGCCGTATGGCATTTTGCGGCGATTGGATTTGCCGCATTGTTTGCGTGAACTGGCCGCGACGAAACGGCTGAGCGTGATTGATCCGTGGAACGCCCGAATGCAGATTTGGCCACGAGAAAAGCTACCGGCGCATTTGCAATCCCTCGCGTTGGAAAAATTGGAGGTTCGTTGGTCGTGATCGAAAGAATGGAGCGCAAAATGAAGATCAAATCCTCGATGGTTTTATGGCTGTGTTTGCTGATGACGTTGCCAGGTTGGGGGCAATCGCCGAACCGCCTGCCTACGATGCGAAAGCAGGCGGAAATTCAGCAGGGGTGGTTGAAACTTCGACTGGAAAAAGTGCTGCCGGAGTTAATGCGGAAGCATGACATTGCCATGTGGTTGGTGATTTGCCGCGAATATAACGAAGACCCGGCATATCGTTCGCTGACTTCGCCGACGGTGTTTGCCGCTCGCAGGCGCACGATACTGGTTTTTACGGATCGTGGCGAAAAGGGAATCGAACGATTGGCGCTCGGCGGTGGATCAAATGGCGGTTTGTATCAGGTCTATCGCGACCCGGATGTCGAAAACCGCGAGCTGTGGGGAGAAAGCCAATGGGCGACGCTGCGCAAACTGATTGCCGAGCGCGATCCGAAAAACATCGCCGTCAACATCTCCTCCACACATGCGTTTTCCGACGGGTTGTCAGCGGGCGAATACGAAAAGCTGCAACAGACGCTGGGCGCGGAGTACTCCAAACGATTGATTCGCGCTGAAAATTTGCCGCTGGAATACATCTCGATTCGGCTGCCGGAAATGCTGCCGACATACAAACAGATGATGGAAATCGTGCATTCGATCATTCGCCGCGCCTTTTCCAGCGAAGTCATCAAACCCGGCAAAACGACCAATCAAGACGTTGTCTGGTGGATGCGCCAACAAGTGAACAATCTGGGGTTGGGTACTTGGTTTCAGACGACGGTGGATGTTCAGCGCAAAGGCTCCGGCATTCCCAGCAATCTGGCTGAAGACGCGCCGATTGTCATTCAGCGAGGCGACGTGCTGCATTGCGATTTCGGCATCACGGCAATGGGCTTGGCAACCGACACGCAGCACATGGCTTACGTGCTGCGCGCGGGAGAAACCGACGCGCCCATCGGGATCAGGAAAGCGCTGGCGAATACGAACCGGATGCAGGACATTTTGATGGAAGCGATGAAACCCGGCCTTACGGGCAACGAAGTTCTTGCCAACGCGATTGCCACCATGAAAGCTGAAAAGATTAACGGCACCTTTTACACGCATCCTATCGGCGATCACGGCCACGGCGCTGGCCCGCTGATCGGGTTATGGGATCATCAGGAAGGCGTTCCCGGTCGTGGCGACGTGAAGCTGATTCCAAGCACCTGGTTTTCCATCGAACTCGGTTCGCGAACGCCTGTGCCGGAATGGGGCGGCGCGGAATTGTCCGTCGCCCAGGAAGAAGACGCCGTGCTCAACGCCGAAGGCAAAATGGAATGGGTGCTGCGACGCCAAACGAAATACCACCTGATCAAATAATGAAACTTCGATTCTTCATTGTTGGCCTGTTTTTGGGATTGAGTTTTTTAGGCGGTGCAGCAAGCGCACAGGTGTCTCGCTTGGAACCGGCGCAGCCGCGTTGGGGACAAACCGTTGTGGTTGGATATGACTCGGCTGCCGCAGGCGCGAAGTTTTCGGCGGAAGAGGACATTTATGCTTGTGTCCGGCTGACGTTTCCCGATCACAT includes:
- a CDS encoding acetylxylan esterase, with product MTQRFTRREVLKNSATAAAGALFCLNGSEALAEAMFPQTVAQAPREYRYGHLLQEYFVARSREMMAKRAKLRAAIKTPAQVMKLRNEVRQKLRACFGPLPEHTPLNARITGEVEREAYTIEKLIYESRPNYPVTANLYVPKNNAGKLPAVLAPCGHSRNGKAEPKYQEFARNLARQGYLVLMFDPPAQGERFEYADKPGEPSVQWGVVSHIFAGNQMNLLGRNFALWEAWDGIRGLDYLLSRPEVDAKRIGLTGNSGGGTQTTWLNVLDDRFTMVAPNCFATRYLNNLENEEAQDAEQIVPGMLAAGCDMADFFIAQLPRPVHFGGEQNDFFDVRGVRAVYEDVKRLYSIVGKGDDVEIHIGAETHGYNKGAREAMYKFFNRHAGVTASAVEPDVPPEKDETLQVTATGEIAPLDPKRTFDFTRENARQLADKRQRISGKALADELARLLALPARTSPPNYRIVRDRRISQTMREYGYLIETEQFNGANVFAMLHVIPKLGPQYFFPNHKTATLYVPHLSALEEIVAGKAPGVPDGEPLLALDVRGIGEMTARLHKETSDDFFSPYGTDYFYSTLAMMWNESYCGRRVHDLLATLDLFAANGCQELHLVGRGIGAITATFAAALHPLVKQVTLHNALLSYHELTQDERYQWPLSMLPYGILRRLDLPHCLRELAATKRLSVIDPWNARMQIWPREKLPAHLQSLALEKLEVRWS
- a CDS encoding RNA-binding transcriptional accessory protein, which translates into the protein MTFETWFQSIHADIPVHSANAVLKLTEEGGTIPFIARYRKEQTGNLDEVAIANVIDAKERWDEIIKRQAFILEEIERQGKLTDELKEKILTAFNLDTLEDLYLPYKQKRKTKATVAKEAGLEPLANWIWDVAHGAATPEPGQTLELFALAFYNAEKNINDAATAISGAQDILTERLAETVELREHTRKAVFERGVGRTAKAEKAKPASKFERYFEYFEPIQSLLKPEASHRYLAMRRGWMEEELTLTIGAAPEDADYDLILQGAFDAEACPATAECEQPIKDVLQKSARMALKAYVLPSIETEVHRTLKDVADEAAIKVFAENVRKLLLAAPFGAKAVLGVDPGIRTGCKLAVVDDSGKYVASDVIHLQSPSEQGRAKKLLADVVSNANIRAIAVGNGTAGRETESFVREALKEAGLTTPVVMVNESGASIYSASEVAREEFPDLDLTVRGAISIARRLQDPLAELVKVDPKSIGVGQYQHDVNQPALKKSLDLVVDVCVNSVGVNLNTASSHLLARVSGIGPSMAKKIVEHRGTKGLFESRQQLLEIPRFSAKVFEQAAGFLRIPNSQHPLDNTGVHPERYEALERLAARLGKGVGELTGSGVELVKQAEDLKSEVGDFTFSDIIAELAKPGRDPREEFSAFAFREDIHEVKDLMPGMTCPGIVTNVTNFGAFVDIGVHQDGLVHISQLSNKFVKDPREVVNPGDRVMVRVLEVNLEKNQIALTMKSDAVTSRQMPRDRQAEPRERNQERRPNPNRDRRDNRQDNRPDRKPQKPGFNNPFAEQLAKFKK
- a CDS encoding aminopeptidase P family protein, translating into MKIKSSMVLWLCLLMTLPGWGQSPNRLPTMRKQAEIQQGWLKLRLEKVLPELMRKHDIAMWLVICREYNEDPAYRSLTSPTVFAARRRTILVFTDRGEKGIERLALGGGSNGGLYQVYRDPDVENRELWGESQWATLRKLIAERDPKNIAVNISSTHAFSDGLSAGEYEKLQQTLGAEYSKRLIRAENLPLEYISIRLPEMLPTYKQMMEIVHSIIRRAFSSEVIKPGKTTNQDVVWWMRQQVNNLGLGTWFQTTVDVQRKGSGIPSNLAEDAPIVIQRGDVLHCDFGITAMGLATDTQHMAYVLRAGETDAPIGIRKALANTNRMQDILMEAMKPGLTGNEVLANAIATMKAEKINGTFYTHPIGDHGHGAGPLIGLWDHQEGVPGRGDVKLIPSTWFSIELGSRTPVPEWGGAELSVAQEEDAVLNAEGKMEWVLRRQTKYHLIK